The following proteins are co-located in the Halarcobacter sp. genome:
- a CDS encoding response regulator transcription factor, producing the protein MVQVLMIEDDLELAQIITDYLASYDIEVTNTDSPYNGLSMLSLKDYKLLILDLTLPEIDGLELIPKIRAKSDIPIIISSARDDILDKVMGLERGADDYLPKPYNPRELQARIKAILKRIMPVEKVDENVKKSDFILKEDDIQIYFKDQLLNLTLAEFDILRLMIQRNGAVIAREDFIYASDHIEDDSSLKNIDVMVSRIRSKISKIDDSKTYIKSVRGIGYQLI; encoded by the coding sequence ATAGTTCAAGTACTTATGATAGAGGATGATTTAGAGTTAGCTCAAATCATCACAGATTATTTAGCTTCATACGATATTGAAGTTACAAATACAGATAGCCCATATAATGGGCTGTCTATGTTAAGTTTAAAAGATTACAAACTTCTTATTCTAGATTTAACTCTTCCAGAGATTGATGGACTTGAACTAATTCCAAAAATTAGAGCAAAATCTGATATTCCTATTATTATCTCAAGTGCAAGAGATGATATTTTAGATAAAGTTATGGGTCTTGAAAGAGGAGCAGATGATTATTTGCCAAAACCTTATAACCCAAGAGAATTACAAGCAAGAATAAAAGCTATTCTAAAAAGAATCATGCCCGTAGAAAAAGTAGATGAAAATGTTAAAAAATCTGATTTTATATTAAAAGAAGATGATATTCAAATCTATTTTAAAGACCAATTATTAAATTTAACTCTAGCAGAATTTGATATTTTAAGACTTATGATTCAACGAAATGGTGCTGTTATAGCAAGAGAAGATTTTATTTATGCAAGTGATCATATTGAAGATGACAGTAGTTTAAAAAATATTGATGTAATGGTTTCAAGAATTAGATCAAAAATCTCAAAAATAGATGATAGTAAAACCTACATTAAATCAGTTAGAGGAATAGGTTACCAACTTATATGA
- a CDS encoding Do family serine endopeptidase, with product MKKKLFFIAIFIASSLFANNIDFQMAEKNPQRVAPSNPNQILSFNSSVNGAMKSVVNIAAKRRVISNAANIPFQMFNDPFLRRFFGDQFNEQFNQNRIQRSLGSGVIISKDGYIVTNNHVVENADEISVTIGNNPKEYNAVIIGKDSDSDLAVIKIEGENFEAIKFGYSTDLKVGDLIFAIGNPFGIGTTVTQGIISALNKDHVGINRYENFIQTDASINPGNSGGALVDSRGALIGINSAIISKSGGNNGIGFAIPVAMVKDVVKKLISDGKVTRGYLGVVIDDLKPNLSKLYKHKSGALILDVAGDTPAQKAGLRRGDLIYMINNVPIKDRKALQNTIASFKPNETISIKLERDKKDIQLNITLGNRAGLVTSAANNGKFLGGLKLTELDANIIKRFRLNANTRGVLIAYVEPNSEAEKVGFQPGDVIIQIEDIEIKSFADMQQAIRKYNKQLKRVYVNRYGQTIPFAIK from the coding sequence TCTTTTTGCCAATAATATTGATTTTCAAATGGCAGAAAAAAATCCACAAAGAGTTGCACCTAGCAATCCAAATCAAATATTATCTTTTAATAGTAGCGTCAATGGGGCTATGAAATCTGTTGTAAATATTGCAGCAAAAAGAAGAGTAATATCAAATGCGGCAAATATCCCATTTCAAATGTTTAACGACCCTTTTCTAAGAAGATTCTTTGGAGACCAGTTTAATGAACAATTTAACCAAAATAGAATTCAAAGATCACTTGGTTCTGGTGTTATAATTTCAAAAGATGGATATATTGTAACAAATAATCATGTTGTTGAAAATGCCGATGAGATCTCTGTAACTATTGGTAATAATCCAAAAGAGTACAATGCAGTTATTATAGGTAAGGATTCAGATAGTGATTTAGCAGTAATTAAAATTGAAGGTGAAAATTTTGAAGCTATTAAATTTGGATATTCAACAGATTTAAAAGTTGGAGATTTAATTTTTGCTATTGGTAACCCATTTGGTATAGGAACAACAGTTACACAAGGTATTATCTCAGCACTAAATAAGGATCATGTAGGTATTAACAGATATGAAAATTTTATTCAAACAGATGCCTCAATTAACCCTGGTAACTCAGGTGGTGCTTTAGTTGATAGTAGAGGAGCTTTAATTGGTATTAATAGTGCAATTATTTCTAAATCAGGTGGGAATAATGGTATAGGTTTTGCTATCCCTGTTGCAATGGTAAAAGATGTTGTAAAAAAATTAATTAGTGATGGTAAAGTTACAAGGGGTTATTTAGGTGTAGTTATTGATGATTTAAAACCAAACTTATCAAAACTATATAAACATAAATCTGGTGCACTTATCTTAGATGTAGCAGGAGATACACCTGCTCAAAAAGCTGGTTTAAGAAGAGGTGACTTAATTTATATGATAAATAATGTTCCTATAAAAGATAGAAAAGCCTTACAGAATACAATTGCTTCATTTAAACCTAATGAAACTATCTCTATAAAATTAGAAAGAGACAAAAAAGATATTCAGTTAAACATCACACTAGGAAATAGAGCTGGACTTGTAACCTCAGCTGCAAATAATGGGAAATTTCTAGGTGGTTTAAAACTAACAGAGCTAGATGCGAACATAATTAAAAGATTTAGGTTAAATGCCAATACAAGAGGTGTACTTATTGCCTATGTTGAACCAAATTCTGAAGCTGAAAAAGTAGGTTTTCAACCAGGGGATGTTATTATTCAAATAGAAGATATAGAGATAAAAAGTTTTGCAGATATGCAACAAGCTATTAGAAAATATAATAAGCAACTAAAAAGAGTCTACGTAAACAGATACGGACAGACAATTCCATTTGCTATAAAATAA
- a CDS encoding ArsS family sensor histidine kinase: MIRNISISAFINTIFILALIAISLTFTIFIKLDKQRFNITMQKKYELVAENLLKTLDFAPSKNGIKSILEQFKMKQLDDTEFTLKLLNEAKPILIRQNSKGMYRIFILEDNLYTYVQKDGYNLMLQDSQNYSYNLSIISLAIALSLGTLFSLYYILKRKLKPLRNLNKEIKKFSEGDLNVKIQSNSSDEIGTIAKTFDEAITHINNQTKSKELFMRNMMHELKTPITKAMFIAETLEDDKKRETLQRAFKRMDDIIKELAMVEKLTSNNTAVYKEPTSFFKIYKKTVEIALLSPDKLSAKINDFKLNADVTMFSVALKNLIDNGIKFSPNNHVVVKANKHRIDIISLGEKLKHDLEYYTEAFSQEEKRSDGFGLGLYIVKTIANLHGYKLIYKHNQGKNIFTILID; this comes from the coding sequence ATGATACGTAATATTTCAATCTCTGCATTTATCAATACAATTTTTATTTTAGCATTAATAGCTATTTCATTAACTTTTACTATTTTTATAAAACTTGATAAACAAAGATTTAATATTACTATGCAAAAGAAATATGAATTAGTTGCTGAAAATCTTCTTAAAACATTAGATTTTGCTCCCTCAAAAAATGGCATAAAATCTATTCTTGAACAGTTTAAGATGAAACAACTAGACGATACTGAATTTACTTTAAAACTATTAAATGAAGCAAAACCAATCTTGATAAGACAAAATTCAAAAGGGATGTATAGAATATTTATATTAGAAGATAATCTATATACTTATGTTCAAAAAGATGGATACAACTTAATGCTTCAAGATTCACAAAACTATTCTTACAATCTATCTATTATCTCTTTAGCTATTGCTTTATCTTTAGGTACATTGTTTTCATTATATTATATTTTAAAAAGAAAATTAAAACCTCTTAGAAATTTAAATAAAGAGATTAAAAAATTCTCAGAGGGTGATTTAAATGTAAAAATACAATCTAATAGTTCTGATGAGATAGGAACTATTGCAAAAACTTTTGATGAAGCTATTACCCATATAAATAACCAAACAAAATCAAAAGAGCTTTTTATGCGTAATATGATGCATGAGCTTAAAACACCTATTACAAAAGCTATGTTTATTGCTGAAACATTAGAAGATGATAAAAAAAGAGAAACTCTACAAAGAGCTTTTAAAAGAATGGATGATATTATTAAAGAACTTGCAATGGTAGAAAAGCTTACCTCAAATAATACAGCCGTATATAAAGAACCTACCTCATTTTTTAAAATCTATAAAAAGACTGTTGAAATAGCTCTTTTAAGTCCAGATAAACTCAGTGCCAAAATAAATGACTTCAAACTAAATGCAGATGTAACAATGTTTTCCGTTGCACTTAAAAATTTAATTGATAATGGAATAAAATTTTCACCAAATAACCATGTAGTAGTAAAAGCAAACAAACATAGAATTGACATCATCTCTTTAGGTGAAAAATTAAAACACGATTTAGAATATTATACTGAAGCTTTTTCACAAGAGGAGAAAAGAAGTGATGGTTTTGGATTAGGTTTATATATTGTAAAAACTATTGCAAATCTTCATGGTTATAAATTAATATATAAACATAATCAAGGGAAAAACATCTTTACTATTTTGATAGATTAA